GATCATTGGGATAATTATTACTTGTATTTGTATTACACCGCCTTGGACTGTAAATGGAAAATCTACTTTTACCTACAAAACATCTTGGATAGGTAATAGTTTTGGTGGCGGAAAACAGTGGGTGCAAAACAATATAGAGGCGATGTATGTTACCCCCAACGGCACAGTATATACCAATAGCATCTGGGATGAAGCTGGAAGAGAAGCTGGAATCTATAAAGATGGTAAACCTATTGGTATGCTTGATGATACTCACGGATGGAGTCGTACTGGCGGTAAAGCTGTAACGGTTCATAATAACTATATTTACATTGCTATCACCCAGGGACCGATTGGCAAAACAGATCAAGACTATCCCCTAGAAGGAACAAATTGGTACTGTGTCAGGCGCTATGAATTGTCTGGAAAACCTGCGCCGTTTAAAGGGGGTCGTGGTTGGGATAAAAGTATGTTAATTACCAGCACTCAAGGTGAAGTGACTGGTTTAGCAATAGTGGGAAAAGAATTATATGTGAGTAATTCTGTTACCAATAGCATTCGCGTCTACAATACTGAGACGATGCAGGAACTACGCAACTTTAGCGTTGCTAATCCGGGAGCGATAACTATTGATAAACAAGGAAATCTGTGGATTATTCAAACAAAAAATGGTGGGAAAAGTGCCAAGATTTTGCATTATTCTCCAACAGGAAAAAAATTGCCACGACAAATTACAAATATTGTTGAACCAACAGCGATCGCAGTGGATAATCAAGGCAGACTTTTGGTGGCAGAAAATGGAGTAAGTCAGCAAATATTGATTTACAAAATTACAGATAAACCTGTGCAGGTTGGGACTTTCGGCAGCAAGAACGGTATTTATGGAGGTATTCCTGGTGAAGTTAAACCTTTGAAATTTTATGGGATTACCGGAGTGGGTACAGATGGGAATGGTAATTTTTATATAAATAGTAATGGTTTCAATAAATCAGGAACAGATTTAAGAAAATTTTCACCGTCAGCAAAACAACTGTGGCAATTGTTGGGATTACTATTTATAGATAATGCTGATGCAGACCCTAAAACTGATGGAGTAGAGTTATTTACCAAACAAGAACACTTTTTGATGGACTACAGTCGGCCTGCTGGTAAGCAATGGACTTACAAAGGCTACACTTTAAACACTTTCAAATATCCTCAAGATCCACGTCTTCATACATCTCCAGATGCGCCTTTTGTTCGCCGCATTCAAGGTCAGCTTTTTTTATTCCTGACAGATATGTATGGTAGTTATTTGCAAATTTATCGTTTCAATTCAGCTAAAGATGGCAAAATTGCGATTCCAGCAGGAATGTTTGTCGCTACCAATGCTGAAGGTAAAAAATCTATCGGTGGTAATTGGCCACCCCATCAACCAGAAAAAGGCGAATGGATCTGGCGCGATCGCAATGGTAACGGCGCCTTTGACAAGGGTGAATATGATCGCAGTGAAGATTATCCTTACATGGGGGGATGGTGGGTAGACAGCAAAGGCGATGTTTGGAAAACCTTGCGAACTCAAGATGGGATTGGTATCCGTCGCTATCCTTTACAGGGACTAGATAGCAATGGGAACCCCATCTATAACTATAGTTCCATGCAAAAACAAAAGACTCCAAAGTTCTTTACCGATTTGCGCCGAATCGAGTATTTCCCCGCAACCGATACGATGTATTTATCGGGCTTTACTGTAGATCACCCCCCAACAGGCGATGATACTGGAGTCGTTGGTTCTGAGATTGCACGTTTTGACAATTGGAGTCGGGGAAATTCCACACCCCGCTGGCGAATTGTTGTTCCTCACGACACCACTGGTAAGCGCGAAATTTCAACCGCAGCCATGAGTGTGGCGGGAGATTATGTATTTGCTGTTACTGTCAAAACAGCAGAAGTATACATCTATAAAGCCGCGACGGGAACCTCTGTACAAAAATTAAAACCAGGACCAGAAGTTGCAGGGGAAAGCGGCTGGATTGATATTCCCTATGGTATCCGCGCCATGAAGCGTTCCAATGGTGAATACCTAGTATTTGTAGAAGAAGATTGGAAAGCCAAGGTAATTATGTATCGGCTGCATCTGTGAGGTAATAAATTTTGAATTTTGGATTTTAGATTTATACCAATTCGTAATTCGTGTTTTAGATAATAAACTATGATAATCATCATGATTTATTATCTAAAATAGATGGGAGCGAAAGCTCAATTGCATTCCAGATAATGATATGATTTTAAAATAACATTTTTGCATAGCAAAATATGGTAAATCTATCAATGTTACGAAGAACATACTCTACTCTTTAATTGTAACTTTGATTGCCTGGTATTCTAAAATTAGATAATCAAGGAAAAACTGGCAGTTACTCTACTTCATTTTGGTGAAAGATTTATTGCTGACTATTTTATCAATAGATAATGATGAATATCAAAAAACAATTACAAAAAATCCAAACATTAGTGCCGAATACCTGGCTTGAGCAAATGCAGGATATGCACGCCAGCTTACTATTTAGGTGGATTTTAGGAAATGGCAGTAAGCCGCTAACATTGAGCCATAAATCAGCGATGGTATTTTCGCCCCATCAAGATGATGAAACCTTCGGCTGTGGTGGAATGATTGCCCTCAAACGAGAACAGGGAATACCAGTAGTAGTAGCCTTCCTGACAGATGGACAGGGTGCCGCTACTTCAGAGGTAAATGCTCAAAATCAAATTATCCAACTTCGCAAACAAGAAGCGGTAACAGCATTAACAATTTTGGGAGTTGAACCAGCAAAAATTTCCTTTTTCGACAAGCAAGATGGAACTTTAGCAAATTTACAACATGAGGAAAGACAGCAGATAATTAAACAGATAGCTGAATTGTTAAAAAAATATCAGCCAGAAGAAGTTTACGTGCCCCATCGTAAAGACTGTCATCGAGATCATGAGGCGACATATGAATTAGTCAAAGAAGCAATCACACAAACAGGTATCGCCGTTGAACTGCTACAGTATCCGATTTGGTTATTCTGGCGATCGCCCATATTTATTCTCCTCAAATTGCAGGATATAGCAGCCGCATACCATCTATCTACTTCATCAGTTCAACATAAAAAGAATCAAGCAATCTCCTCATATCGTTCTCAAATACATAGTCTCCCTCGTGGGTTTGTCAAGCGATTTTTAGGGGGAAGTGAAATATTTTTCAAGTCCGAATAAAGTAGGGTCGCAAAATATTGCTTCCCGACAGCATAAGTTGATCATTTGTCATTCGTAAGGGTAGGCGGTTTATTCCCTGCGACTTAGTTGATGTTAGAAACCGTGTTTTTTGAGTGAGTATCAGAAAAGCTTGGTATTACTAAGCATAAAAACCAATACAGTTCAGTTAAGGAAAATTGTCGTAGGGGCACGGCATCCACAATTTTTTCTTCTAACGACAATTTTATTCGTGCCGTGCCCCTACAGTGTATATCATTCGAGCCTAACTGAACTGTATTGGCATAAAAACACGGTTTCTCCTCTCGAATTCTAGACTTGAATTGGTGTTTTACACCCTTAAAAATAATCAATTTTTCTAAGTAATTTTTTTGGAGAAAAGTTAAATGCGTATATTACACCTGACCAATCATGTACAAAAAATTGGTAACGGAATTGTGAATGTGGCAGTAGATTTAGCCTGTTTGCAAGCAAAAAATGGTCATCATGTGGCAATAGCTTCATCTGGCGGAGAATATGAGGTATTATTAGCACGTCATGGCGTCCAACACTTGCAACTAGATCAGTCAAGGACACCACTGAATATAATTAAAGCTGCTTGGCGTTATCGAGAGATTGTGCAAAAATTTCAACCCGATATTGTCCATGCACACATGATGACAGGAGTCATCCTCGCAGCGACTCTCAGAAATAGCAGTGAATATAGCTTAGTTTCTACCGTACACAATGAGTTTCAGCGTAGTGCTGTACTCATGGGATTAGCAGATCGGGTAATTGCTGTTAGTAAAGCCGTAGCCGATTCGATGGTCAAACGTGGTATATCTAAACATAAATTGCGCGTGGTTGCCAACGGCACATTGGGTAGCCCGCGAAATGGTAGTATTAAAGATTACGAACCACTACCCCTGCACCGTCCCGCGATTACGACCGTCGCCGGGATGTATAGTCGTAAAGGAATTGTGGAGTTAATCGAGGCCTTTGTCAAAATTGCTCAGGATGTTCCGCAAGCACATTTGTATTTAGTCGGAGACGGTCCTGATCGCTCGATGTTTGAGGCCATAGTTCAAAGTACACCCTTTGCGGATCGGATTCATTTTGAAGGCTTCCAGCCAGAGCCGCAACGCTATATGCTAGCTACCGATATCTTCGTACTGGCTTCACACTGCGAATCCTTCGGTCTAGTACTTACAGAAGCTCGAGAAGCAGGT
The Gloeotrichia echinulata CP02 DNA segment above includes these coding regions:
- a CDS encoding PIG-L deacetylase family protein; the encoded protein is MNIKKQLQKIQTLVPNTWLEQMQDMHASLLFRWILGNGSKPLTLSHKSAMVFSPHQDDETFGCGGMIALKREQGIPVVVAFLTDGQGAATSEVNAQNQIIQLRKQEAVTALTILGVEPAKISFFDKQDGTLANLQHEERQQIIKQIAELLKKYQPEEVYVPHRKDCHRDHEATYELVKEAITQTGIAVELLQYPIWLFWRSPIFILLKLQDIAAAYHLSTSSVQHKKNQAISSYRSQIHSLPRGFVKRFLGGSEIFFKSE
- a CDS encoding glycosyltransferase family 4 protein, encoding MRILHLTNHVQKIGNGIVNVAVDLACLQAKNGHHVAIASSGGEYEVLLARHGVQHLQLDQSRTPLNIIKAAWRYREIVQKFQPDIVHAHMMTGVILAATLRNSSEYSLVSTVHNEFQRSAVLMGLADRVIAVSKAVADSMVKRGISKHKLRVVANGTLGSPRNGSIKDYEPLPLHRPAITTVAGMYSRKGIVELIEAFVKIAQDVPQAHLYLVGDGPDRSMFEAIVQSTPFADRIHFEGFQPEPQRYMLATDIFVLASHCESFGLVLTEAREAGCAIVASDVDGIPETLDNRQAGLLVPPKDSQTLANTLVQLLKDRRQLQKWKTQAKQNLERFSATRVNDETLAVYSELINKYNVINVVRPVELLVSK